ACCCGCCAATCCCCAATGGTATCAAATTATTCGGCGCAGATGCGGTGTTCTGAGGTTAAAATTTTTCATTCCATTCCGGTTGGGAATATTTTTCCCGCGCCAACTGGTCAATGCGTTGGCGGGGGAGTTCGGCAAGTGGCTCGGATGCTCCCCAAGCCTGGCATAAAGCAGCTTTGACCTGCGCCGCGTCCAAGGGCAGGTTCACCACAAAGTCGGCATGTCCCCGGTTCAAGCGATAGGCGGGCTGCTGGCTGGGTGGAGGTAAAAAACGGTGGATGGCGGTCAGGTCGAAGTTCAACAGGAAGGTGCCGTGAAACAGCAGACTGTTGCGGAAACGCCGTTGCGCGTTACCGGAGAATTTATGGTCGCCCAGGGTGAGGTCGGTGTGGCCCTGCACATGTACGGGTTGACCCAACACTGTGGCGAGCGCCGCGGCCTGACGCTCCATGATAAACCGGTTGGCGCTGGCAATGCTGGCCAGCGATCCGGCGGGGGTGACCTTTAAAATCAAGGTGTAGTTGAGACAGCCGGGACCCTGCAATACCGTGCCGCCGCCGCTGGGCCGGCGATACACCGGCACACCCGCTGCCGCACAGGCGGCCAGATTGGCTTCCCGGGCCTGTTTGTTGGCATAACCGACCACCACAAACCATTCCCGCGCTTCCCAAAAGCGCAACACCTCGGGCCCGCCCTGCTCGCAGGATTCAGCCAGGGCTTCGTCGCACGCGAGATTTTCCGCCGGCGTGGGCAACGTTTGGTCCAGATAGTTCACGCGCTCATGGTAGCGGTAACCAGGGTTTCGGGTCCATCCTGATTACGCAGGCAAAGGGATTACTCCTCCCGCTCTTTGGGGAGGGTGGCGACGTATTTGGTCCAGAGGTCCAGTTCCACATACATCTCCAGGAACACCGTGGGACGCAGCTCGTAATGGCCCACCATGAGATATTTCTTATTGGATTTCTCGTCCAAATAGGCCTGGAAACGGGAGTTGACGATGATCACGGGCGCGTAGGGATCGGCCGGCAGCGCGTCCCACCAGCCCACTTGCGAAAAATGGCGCAAATACCACGGCAACGGCCAATAGCTTTCATTGGAAATGACCTTGATCAACATCCGGTTGCCTTGCGGGTGTACTTTGGCGATGCCCGCCACTTTTTCCACCAACCGATAAATATCCGGCACGGTTTGCGCATAGACATAGGGATTACGCCAAGTGGCGGCGAATTGGAAGTTGGCACAGCACGCCTGCCAGCCCAAGTGCGTGCCACCACCGAGCAACAGCAGACTCAGCAACAGCTTGAGCCGGAAACCGCGCGTCCAAGTGAATAGGGCCACTACGCCCAGACCCGCCACGAGGATCATCGGTTGCAGGAAGCCCAGCAGGCACCAAGGCGTCTTGTAGCTGATCACGCTGTAGA
This genomic stretch from Verrucomicrobiota bacterium harbors:
- a CDS encoding lipoate--protein ligase family protein → MNYLDQTLPTPAENLACDEALAESCEQGGPEVLRFWEAREWFVVVGYANKQAREANLAACAAAGVPVYRRPSGGGTVLQGPGCLNYTLILKVTPAGSLASIASANRFIMERQAAALATVLGQPVHVQGHTDLTLGDHKFSGNAQRRFRNSLLFHGTFLLNFDLTAIHRFLPPPSQQPAYRLNRGHADFVVNLPLDAAQVKAALCQAWGASEPLAELPRQRIDQLAREKYSQPEWNEKF